A genomic window from Betta splendens chromosome 24, fBetSpl5.4, whole genome shotgun sequence includes:
- the vps18 gene encoding vacuolar protein sorting-associated protein 18 homolog, which produces MASILDDYEDSQITRQSAQQRSRLSGANIGITHSGFVNVRLEEEKPIFNKQRIDFTPPEKINHLAVCNNQLCMSLGKDTLLRIDLAKPDQPNQIELGRKDDSKVYRLFLDPTGSHLLISLSTSECLYLNRNTQKVRSLSRWRGHLIESVGWNKLLGNETSTGPILVGTSQGIIFEAEISANEGSLFNTNPDQYFRQVHSLEEDGRPAPVCCLEVERNLENKYFIIATTRKRLFQFVGKVADGSEQQGFSSIFNQNQDLLPSFQEFPVDMGYSEITFYTSKLRNSPKAFAWMMGNGVLYGQLDYVRPDSLLSDVQVWEYSPDIDLSVKKPISIVLTQFHFLLLLNDRVKAICTLNGQEVYEDVFPDKFGTLMKMIKDPVGGLVWIYTERAVFRYHIQREARDVWQMYMSMNKFDLAKEYCRDRPECMDMVLDKEAEHCFQNKRYLESAKCYALTQNYFEEIALKFIEAKQEEALKVFLLKKLNNLKPSERTQITLLVTWLTELYLNRLGQLESDGNSIIFQETRDEFRQFLNSSKHKECLFNNRSTIYDLLASHGNVDDMVYFSVVMQDYERVISHYCQHDDYSAALEVLSKHCDQKLFYKFSPVLMQHIPKKVVDAWIQMGKRLDPKKLIPALMNYSQMGSSQQINETVRYMEFCVYELSVTEEAIHNYLLSLYAKYKPDSLLMYLEQAGTHATQIHYDLKYALRLCAEHGYLRACVLVYRIMELYEEAVDLALQVDVDLAKSCADLPEDDEELRKKLWLKIARHVVQEEKDVKKAMNCLSSCNLLKIEDILPFFPDFVTIDHFKEAICNSLEEYNQHIEELKQEMEEATESAKRIREDIQEMRNKYGVVDSQEKCAACDFPLLNRPFYLFLCGHMFHYDCLFQEVTPHLPTYKQTRLEDLQKKLAATTQSSKSRHRPVPKDEGDTASLGKGNAGTSREQIKSDIDDIIASECVYCGELMIKSIDKPFIDPQKFEEEKSSWL; this is translated from the exons ATGGCTTCGATTCTTGACGACTACGAGGACTCGCAGATCACCAGACAAAGTGCGCAGCAGCGCAGCCGCCTGTCGGGTGCCAATATCGGGATAACACATTCAG GTTTCGTGAATGTGAGACTTGAGGAAGAGAAGCCCATATTCAACAAGCAGAGGATCGACTTTACACCGCCCGAAAAGATAAACCATCTCGCAGTGTGCAACAATCAGCTGTGCATGAGTCTGGGAAAGGACACCCTGCTGAG GATTGACCTGGCCAAACCAGATCAGCCCAATCAGATTGAATTAGgaagaaaagatgacagtaaaGTGTATCGACTGTTCCTGGATCCCACAG GCTCCCATCTGCTGATTAGCCTGAGCACCAGTGAATGTCTGTATCTGAACAGGAACACCCAGAAGGTGCGCAGTCTGTCCCGTTGGAGAGGCCATCTCATCGAGAGCGTGGGCTGGAACAAGTTGCTGGGCAATGAGACCAGCACGGGACCAATACTGGTTGGTACCAGTCAAGGCATCATCTTTGAAGCTGAGATCTCTGCAAATGAGGGCAGCCTGTTCAACACCAATCCAGACCAGTATTTCAGACAG GTTCACTCCCTGGAGGAAGACGGGAGGCCAGCACCAGTTTGCTGCCTGGAGGTGGAACGTAACCTGGAGAACAAGTACTTCATCATTGCCACCACTCGCAAACGCCTGTTCCAGTTCGTGGGTAAAGTGGCTGATGGGTCAGAGCAGCAAGGCTTTAGTTCCATCTTTAACCAGAACCAGGACTTGCTGCCCAGTTTCCAGGAGTTTCCAGTAGACATGGGCTATAGTGAGATCACATTCTACACATCAAAGCTGCGTAACTCGCCTAAGGCTTTTGCATGGATGATGGGTAATGGAGTCCTTTACGGCCAGCTGGACTATGTCAGGCCCGATTCTTTGCTGAGTGATGTGCAG gTATGGGAATACAGCCCCGACATTGACCTCAGTGTTAAGAAGCCCATCTCTATTGTGCTGACacagtttcacttcctgctaCTACTGAACGACCGAGTTAAGGCCATCTGCACCCTGAATGGACAGGAAGTTTATGAGGATGTATTCCCAGACAAATTTGGCACCCTAATGAAGATGATCAAAGATCCTGTTGGCGGCTTGGTGTGGATCTACACTGAGCGGGCTGTGTTCCGTTACCACATCCAGCGTGAGGCCAGGGACGTCTGGCAGATGTACATGAGCATGAATAAGTTCGACCTGGCCAAGGAGTACTGCCGCGATCGACCTGAGTGCATGGACATGGTTCTGGACAAGGAGGCTGAGCACTGCTTCCAGAATAAGCGATATCTGGAAAGCGCCAAGTGCTACGCGCTGACGCAGAACTACTTTGAGGAGATCGCACTTAAGTTCATTGAAGCCAAACAGGAGGAAGCCCTGAAGGTGTTCTTGCTGAAGAAACTCAACAACTTGAAGCCCAGTGAAAGGACACAGATTACTCTGCTCGTCACCTGGCTAACTGAGCTCTACCTGAACCGCCTCGGTCAGCTGGAGAGCGATGGTAACAGCATCATCTTTCAGGAGACCCGCGATGAGTTCCGTCAATTCCTTAACAGCTCCAAGCATAAAGAATGCCTGTTCAACAACCGCAGCACCATCTACGACCTGCTGGCCAGCCACGGCAATGTGGATGACATGGTCTACTTTTCAGTCGTCATGCAGGACTATGAGAGGGTGATCTCGCACTACTGCCAACATGATGACTACAGTGCAGCTCTGGAGGTGCTCTCCAAGCACTGTGATCAAAAGCTTTTCTACAAGTTCTCCCCTGTCCTCATGCAGCACATTCCCAAAAAAGTGGTGGACGCGTGGATTCAGATGGGCAAGAGGCTGGACCCAAAAAAGCTCATTCCAGCTCTGATGAACTACAGTCAGATGGGGAGCTCCCAGCAAATCAACGAAACCGTCCGCTACATGGAGTTCTGTGTGTATGAGCTCAGTGTCACAGAGGAGGCAATCCATAACTACCTGCTGTCGCTCTATGCTAAGTATAAGCCAGATTCTCTGCTTATGTATCTGGAGCAGGCGGGCACACACGCCACCCAGATCCACTACGATCTGAAGTACGCTCTCAGGTTGTGCGCAGAACATGGCTATCTTCGTGCCTGTGTCCTAGTGTATAGGATCATGGAATTGTACGAGGAGGCAGTGGATCTTGCTTTACAA GTTGATGTAGACTTGGCCAAATCATGTGCAGACCTGcctgaggatgatgaggagctgaggaagaagCTTTGGCTGAAGATTGCCCGTCACgtggtgcaggaggagaaggacgtgAAGAAAGCCATGAACTGTCTGTCCAGCTGCAACCTGCTCAAGATCGAAGACATCCTGCCCTTCTTCCCAGACTTTGTCACTATTGACCACTTTAAG GAGGCTATCTGCAACTCTCTGGAAGAGTACAACCAGCACATTGAAGAGCTGAagcaggaaatggaggaggCTACTGAAAGTGCTAAACGTATCAGAGAAGACATTCAGGAAATGAGGAACAAATATGGAGTAGTCGACTCCCAAGAAAAGTGTGCCGCATGTGACTTTCCCCTACTTAACAGGcccttttatttgtttctgtgtggCCATATGTTCCACTATGACTGTCTGTTTCAG GAGGTGACGCCTCACTTGCCAACCTATAAGCAAACTCGTCTGGAGGACTTGCAGAAAAAGCTGGCAGCGACCACGCAGTCCTCCAAGTCACGTCACCGTCCGGTGCCCAAAGATGAAGGCGACACTGCCAGCCTAGGAAAAGGAAATGCCGGCACAAGCCGCGAGCAGATAAAATCGGACATTGATGACATCATTGCTTCTGAGTGCGTGTACTGTGGCGAACTGATGATCAAATCCATTGATAAGCCTTTCATTGATCCACAGAAGTTTGAGGAGGAGAAATCAAGCTGGCTATGA
- the rhov gene encoding rho-related GTP-binding protein RhoV, with protein sequence MPPHMDYFYHESRVPSACGLTREDELDPGVISCMLVGDGAVGKTSMIISYTSNGYPTEYRQTGFDVFSGQVQVEGSPVKVQLVDTAGQEEFDEFRALSYAHTDVFLLCFSMVNPTSFHNIAKKWVPDIRSRNPTSPIILVGTQSDLLLDVNVLINLDRSNVKPVPSARARSLADKIRATDYVECSSLTQKNLKEAFDAAIFAGIKNKARKNKKRRFSDRRTKAFSRCSWKKLFCFV encoded by the exons ATGCCACCTCACATGGATTACTTCTACCACGAGTCCCGAGTCCCCTCCGCGTGCGGGCTGACCCGGGAGGACGAGCTGGACCCGGGCGTCATCAGCTGCATGCTGGTCGGAGACGGAGCCGTGGGGAAGACCAGTATGATCATCAGCTACACCTCCAACGGATACCCGACGGAGTACAGGCAGACCGGCTTTGACGTCTTCTCAG GTCAGGTCCAGGTAGAAGGATCTCCAGTTAAAGTCCAGCTGGTGGACACTGCTGGACAG GAGGAGTTCGACGAGTTCCGGGCTCTGTCCTACGCCCACACGGACgtgttcctgctctgcttcagcATGGTCAACCCCACGTCCTTCCACAACATCGCCAAGAAGTGGGTGCCGGACATCCGCAGCCGCAACCCGACCTCGCCCATCATCCTCGTCGGCACCCAGTCGGACCTGTTGCTGGACGTGAACGTCCTCATCAACCTGGACAGGTCGAACGTCAAGCCGGTGCCGAGCGCCCGCGCGCGGAGCCTGGCCGACAAGATCCGGGCCACGGACTACGTGGAGTGCTCGTCGCTCACGCAGAAGAACCTGAAGGAGGCGTTCGACGCCGCCATCTTCGCCGGCATCAAGAACAAGGCTCGCAAGAACAAGAAGAGGCGCTTTTCGGACAGACGCACCAAAGCTTTCTCCAGATGCAGCTGGAAGAAGCTCTTCTGCTTCGTCTGA